From the genome of Pseudoxanthomonas sp.:
CTGATGGAAAATACCAACGGCCCGCAAAGCAACGACCATACCCATCAATTCAAGTTCTACGGCTACTACCAGATCAACCCGCAGTGGTTGGTGTCGGCCAACCTGAGCGTGCAATCAGGATCACCGTTCTCTGCGCTGGGATCGTATGGGTCTGATCAAAGCGATCCCGCCGGCTACGGCACGTATTACCACTTCTACCAGGGTGAAGCGGCGCCCCCGGGCAGCCAGGGACGCCTGCCATGGCTGAAACAGCTGGACCTGGGCGTGGGCTATCGGCCGGCATTCGCCGATCACAAGCTGTCGTTCAACCTGGATGTGTTCAACGTGTTCAACAGCCAGACCACCTTGTGGAAGTACCCGTACTCGGAGCAGGACCCGGGTCAGTCCGAACCGCTCTATGGTGCCGCAGTCCTGAGTCAGGCGCCGCGTTCGGCTCGCCTGAGTGTGAGTTACGACTACTGACGCAGCCGTCGTTAAGCGATACATGCCACACGGAGGTGGCGCATCTCTCATCAACGACACCATGCAACGGCACGGCCCTCCGGGGGCGTGCCGTTGTCATATGCGTGGGGTGAAACCGGGTTTGACAGGCGCGTGCCTGCACGTCGCGATCAGGGCGCAACGTCGTCCATGCCAGCCTTCAACGCCGGACCATGCGCGCGCATCCAGTCGGCCAGCGAGTGCAGTGTCGGCGCCAGTGAGTGGCCTAGCGCGGTGACTTCGTATTCGACCCGTGGCGGGACTTCCGGGTGCACGGTGCGCTGGACCAGGTGGCGTTGTTCGAACAGGCGCAGTTGCCGGGTGAGTTCCTTCTGGGTGATCGGTGCTACCGCACGTTGCAACGCGCTGAAGCGCACTGGCGCATCTTCAACGATGAGGCGATACAGGATCGGGATCGCCCACTTGCCCGAGACCAACTGGACGAAGTCGCGCATCGGGCATCCATCCTGCGGATCGATGGCGGTCGAAGTGTGTGCCAGCGACGCGTTGGCGTTGCGCGATGGGATCATGTCGGTGGGTTGGTATCCATGCGGTGCGTACTATACAAAGCGGATCGCGCCGGCCAGTCTCGCCGCTCTTTCAAGATGAGCAGGTGGCCGCGATGGCACGCATGAAGGGCAAGTACGCGCTGGTGACCGGCGGCAGCAGCGGCATCGGCTTGGAAACCGCCAGGCAGTTCCTTGCGCAGGGCGCGCAAGTGGCTATCACCGGCCGCGATGCCGATGCGCTGGCGCGCGCGCAGGCGCAGCTGGGCGAGCCGGTGCTGGCGATCCGCAGCGATGCCTCGCAGGTCGCCGACCAGCAGCAGATCGCACGGACCCTGGCGCAGGCCTGGCCGCGGTTGGACGTGCTGTATGCCAATGCCGCCGATGTCACCCATCGCCTGCTGCAGGACTGGGATGAGGCGACGTTTGACCGGGTGCTGGCGACCAATCTGAAGGGGCCGTTCTTCCTGGTGCAGTCGCTGTTGCCGCTGCTGGGCGATCGCGCGTCGATCATCCTGTGTGGCTCGACCAGCGCGCATATCGGCCTGCCGCAGAGTTCGGTCTATGCGGCCAGCAAGGCAGCGCTGCTGTCGCTGGCGCGGACGCTCTCGGCCGAACTGCACCCGCGCGGCGTGCGGGTCAATGTACTCAGCCCGGGGCCGACCGACACCCCGGCACTGAACAAGCTGGGCCTGGCGCCCGAGGCAGAAGAACGCCTGCGCCAGGACATCCGCCAGCTGGTACCTATCGGCCGCCTGGGTACGCCGTGGGAGCTGGCGCAGGCCGCGGTGTACCTGGCCAGCGACGAATCGCGCTTCATGCTGGGCAGCGAACTGCTGGTCGATGGCGGCGTGGCCAATCTCTGAGGCGCATCTGGCGTGTCGCCATATGCACATGAAGAGTCCGCATTTGGCGCAGGGCGGATGGCAGCGTCTACTGCACGCCACAGGGGTGTTCCGGCAGGACGCCTCGCCCTGACGTGCTGTGCTGGCCGGTTGTCCTGACCCGACACCCGGTCAGTCACAGCCGACCAGTTCCACCGATTTCAGAGACTCTCGGTTGTTCCCCGGTCTAGAGACTCGTTGGTGCGCCGTGGCCCGCGTCTCCACGGTGCGCCGTTTTTCTCCACCATCCAGCGATGCGGTGCAGGCCTGTCGAAAGCCTTGCCACTTGGGGCCTTCCGGTCCTTCGCGCGGCGATCGGGCGGGGGCGGCCCAGCTTCCAGCCTCGAACCCCTTGCTCGGTATTCCCCGCACGACCACGCTTGGCGACATCGCGCGCATGACAGTGCCGCAGGTGTTGCACAGCCGTCTGCCGTTGCATGCCGATACGCGTGAGCGCGTGGTGGCGCAGCTGCGCGGGCAGGGCAATGTTGAGGATCAGACGGGAGGGGGCGCCAATGCTGACAGCCATTCCGCTGCATTCGACCACGACGCAATGGCGATAAAGAACAAGGGCCTAGCCTCGCGGCTAAGCCCTTGTTTTGATTTGTGCCGAAGGTGGGACTCGAACCCACACGCTTTTAAGGGCGGCGGATTTTGAGTCCGCTGCGTCTACCATTCCGCCACTTCGGCGCGGCCGCGCAGTATAGCGGCACGATCGCCGAAGCGGTATGGGCAAGGTGCCGATGTTGGGATGTTCGCTTCGCCGCGGGGGTGGGGAGCGCGCCGTTGCGGGCTGTGCGCTGACCATGCGGTCAGGGAAGGCGGTTTTGACGCGCCGCAGAATGCATTGGTGGCCGCATTCCGTATCGTGACAGCGCTGTCACGGGGTGACATGCATTGCCCGTCGCCAGACCCGATCCCGGAATGAAGGCCTTCTCTCCAACCATGAGCGCGCGCCCGCGATGTCACGCCGCCCATTCCGTCACTGCGTGCGACGGTCTGATGCCGTGCGGCCTAGGTGCCCGGGTTGGCCGGCGCCGCCGTCGATTCGCGCAGCTGCAGGGCGTAGTCCATGCGCACCATGTCGCCGTGGTCCGGGGCTTGGATGGCCTTGAGCAGTTCCAGCGTGGCGGTGCGGCCCATGTCGCGGGTTGGCTGGCGCACGGTGGTCAGCGAAGGAAAGATGTGGCGCGAGATCGGCGTGTCGTCGAAACCGCACACCGACAGATCGTGTGGAATGCGCAGCCCGCGCTCGCCGGCCACGCGGATCACGCCGGCGGCCATGTCGTCATTGGCGGCGAAGATCGCGGTGGGGCGGTCTTCCAGGTCCAGCAGCTGGTTGGCGCCCCGCACGCCCGATTCAAAGGTGAACTCGCCCTTGGCCACCAGCGCCGGGTCGTAGGCGATGCCGGCCGAGCGCAGCGATTCGCGGTAGCCGGCATGGCGCCATTCGGCCGCGCCGTGGGTGGGCGGTCCCTTGATATGGCCGATGCGCCGGTGCCCCAGCGTGATCAGGTGGTCCATCAGTTCGCAGACTGCGGCATGTTCGTCCACGGTTACGCCGATCCGGCCGCGGGGAATGCGCGGGGCGATGCTGGCGAAGGGCAGGGCGGCATCGTCCAGGAAGGCGAGCAGGTCCATGTCGTCGGTCAGCGGCGGCGTCAGCACGAAGCCGTCCACGCCGTGCTGGTTGGCCAGTTCGCGCAGCTCGGCAATCGCACGACCCTCGCCGTACATCACCGGCGCCAGCACCAGCGTGTAGTGGCGCGCACGGCAGGCGTCGAGCACGCCGCCCTGGATTTCCATCAGGTAGTTGCGCGAGGGGTTGTCGTAGGCCAGCGCCACCACGAAGGTGCGTCGGCTGGCCAGACTGCGTGCGGACAGGTTGGGCTTGTACTGCAGCCGGTCGACCACTTCCTGCACGCGCTGGCGCGTGTCCTGGCTGACGCGCGGCTCCTGGTTGAGCACGCGCGACACCGTCTTCATCGAGACACCGGCCGCTGCGGCCACATCTTCAAGTCTTACCCGCATCGAACGGCTGTCCCGACGGTCATTTGTCGCCATCTTGCCAAAGTACGCGGAAAAGCCACGCTGCAGTTGCAGCATGGTTCGGCGCGCCACGTCCATCCAGGGAGAACTGCATGAGCTTCAATCCGCTTCCAACCCCGCGCCTGCCGGCGCGCCGCGCGCTGGTCCTGGCGCTGACCGGCTCGGTGCTGCTGGCTGGCGTGGCCATCGCTGCCGAAACCCAGCCCGCCGCGGGCAGTGCGCACCCGGAGCTGTGGCCGCAGCAGCGTTCGCCGATCGCGCCGGACCCGAAGCTGGAAAAGCGCATCGATGCCTTGATCGCAAAAATGCGTGTCGAAGAGAAGGTGGGCCAGGTGGTGCAGGGCGATATCGCCAGCATCACCCCGGACGACCTGAAGACCTACCGCCTGGGTTCGATCCTGGCTGGCGGCAGCTCCGATCCGGGTGGCCAGTACAACGCCCCGGCCAAGGCCTGGCTGCAGCTGGCCGACGATTTCTACGCCGCGTCGATGGACACCAGCGGCGGCAAGTACAACGCGATCCCGGTGATCTTCGGCGTCGATGCGGTGCATGGCCACAACAACGTGGTCGGCGCGACGCTGTTCCCGCACAACATCGGCCTGGGCGCCACGCACGACCCGGCGCTGATGGGGCAGATCGCCGTGGCCACCGCCGCCGAGATGCGCGCGACCGGCATCGACTGGACCTTCGCGCCGACCCTGGCAGTGCCGCAGGATGATCGCTGGGGCCGCACCTACGAGGGCTATTCGGAGAATCCGGCGGTGGTGCGTTCCTACGCCGGCCCACTGATCCAGGGCCTGCAGGGCAAGCCGGGCACGAAGGACTTCCTCAAGGGCGCGCATGTGGTGGCGACGGCCAAGCATTTCCTGGCCGATGGCGGCACGTTCGAAGGCCGCGACCAGGGCGATGCCCACATCGACGAA
Proteins encoded in this window:
- a CDS encoding SDR family oxidoreductase, encoding MARMKGKYALVTGGSSGIGLETARQFLAQGAQVAITGRDADALARAQAQLGEPVLAIRSDASQVADQQQIARTLAQAWPRLDVLYANAADVTHRLLQDWDEATFDRVLATNLKGPFFLVQSLLPLLGDRASIILCGSTSAHIGLPQSSVYAASKAALLSLARTLSAELHPRGVRVNVLSPGPTDTPALNKLGLAPEAEERLRQDIRQLVPIGRLGTPWELAQAAVYLASDESRFMLGSELLVDGGVANL
- a CDS encoding LacI family DNA-binding transcriptional regulator, whose protein sequence is MKTVSRVLNQEPRVSQDTRQRVQEVVDRLQYKPNLSARSLASRRTFVVALAYDNPSRNYLMEIQGGVLDACRARHYTLVLAPVMYGEGRAIAELRELANQHGVDGFVLTPPLTDDMDLLAFLDDAALPFASIAPRIPRGRIGVTVDEHAAVCELMDHLITLGHRRIGHIKGPPTHGAAEWRHAGYRESLRSAGIAYDPALVAKGEFTFESGVRGANQLLDLEDRPTAIFAANDDMAAGVIRVAGERGLRIPHDLSVCGFDDTPISRHIFPSLTTVRQPTRDMGRTATLELLKAIQAPDHGDMVRMDYALQLRESTAAPANPGT
- a CDS encoding helix-turn-helix domain-containing protein; its protein translation is MIPSRNANASLAHTSTAIDPQDGCPMRDFVQLVSGKWAIPILYRLIVEDAPVRFSALQRAVAPITQKELTRQLRLFEQRHLVQRTVHPEVPPRVEYEVTALGHSLAPTLHSLADWMRAHGPALKAGMDDVAP